In the genome of Notamacropus eugenii isolate mMacEug1 chromosome 5, mMacEug1.pri_v2, whole genome shotgun sequence, one region contains:
- the USF3 gene encoding basic helix-loop-helix domain-containing protein USF3 yields MRKVLLSITMPEMTENETPTKKQHRKKNRETHNAVERHRKKKINAGINRIGELIPCSPALKQSKNMILDQAFKYITELKRQNDELLLNGGNHEQAEEIKKLRKQLEETQRENGRYIELLKANDICLYDDPTIHWKGNLKNAKVSVVIPSDQIQKNIIVYSNGSQPGGNNQGTAVQGITFNVGHNLQKQTANVVPVQRTCNLVTPVSISGVYPPENKPWHQTTVSSLAASQSVPLCLPATIPAQNILEISTSESESSVLSSNNSQTTIPSGSESHIQRSSSSQSGSESKNGQESPKLLKRPVSCATSIPPNTSVLSFQVQHGNKSCLSLQDFRSDCQDNFVAPVADTAFSQPLRTSVPMNSSPVNISKNTELTNNGGIEAPSVALAVKAATAISTVSASHLDSGWSLSCSLPSSSVNASDLKNISSLTRIPSSGNTQTTWTTLQLAGNTVQPLSQAPSTIVTPILNEPGTGTSTTNHNRHMTTCVLNGLNGSFPTDGQQVEQVVVTLPSCPSLPMQPLIAQPPIKTQPPPNILPFNSTMQVIQMAQPVGSAVNAGPANQNVIILQPPNTTPCPGVMRAEVPNQTVGQQIVIIQAANQNPLPLLSAPPPGSVRVSVNGANPVVVSNNSVQNVSAPQTFGGKHLVHILPRPSLSSSSNSTQTFSVTMSNQQQPQTISLNGQLFALQPIMSSSGATNQTPMQIIQPTTSEDPNTNVALNTFGALASLNQSISQMAGQSCVQLAISPPTNPSPATNSRLTPVNCVSLPTTAASPVTTDNTAVLSNTANQITCTVKALASLPSNVKSKRVNKKPGPKKHVANKSSCPVNPVRDSGKSDCANTEGSTQQSCADGLLESLPVVLTPADESQVNSISVSDSHSFESVNSEPVVSESNPLEMSHSPPSQEPVTSEHFVLAPPDSRDTLSTLQSGRSQSKPTPELSDSSKSCISSGILIPSPNDPHILVSQIPGSSSTQSTTSTNGASEVEIIAEPCRQDSSAAVQATGLLKGHGLTALLSDLTKEKESQKTHLSAQVNHPNFPSENSKIIDSSIDLPQKQELLLINGEGGNLPQHHSCIPDQEAINSSLLASRQTDSPMSTSSGSSRGFSVASMLPDTTREDVTNSTSTNTCDSCTFAEQTDIVALAARAIFDQENIEKGRVGVQADVQETAPKPSETLSSEGDQSFKTQAAKENTTGQVEATANEFSSQDPVQANVDRSLEKPSCSVSTETSNASIQVSTSQSSSISSLSVNNLIHQSNISHPLVSCSEQPAIPATVNLSVSSSSYASQPPEPSLMTEYSQDQLNTMTSNIPNSQIQESHLKSSHESRKDPAKRPVQDDLLLSTAKRQKHCQPAPLRLEGMSLMSRTPDSIADQTQMMVGQIPPNSSNSVVPVSNPGHVDDLSRLFPPSNSFVTPALRQTEVQCNSQPSMTEQQQSQTGSQHLQPLQQHVPPAQGISHLHNNHPYLKQQQQAGQLRERHHLYQLQHHVSHADSSIHSQPHSVHQQRTIQQEVQMQKKRSLVQGTQAPQLSIQQKHHGSDQSRPKGAQPHPHHQQMQQQMQQHFGGSQSEKSCENPSTSRTHHNHPQNHLNQDIMHQQQDVGSRQQGSGVSSEHVTAHNPMQRLMPPRGLEQQMVSQPSIVTRSSDMTCTPHRPERNRVSSYSAEALIGKTSSNSEQRMGISIQGPRVSDQLEMRSYLDVPRNKGLAIHNMQSRVDHAVTSDVRLSDCQTFKPSGASQQPQSNFEVQSSRNNEIGNPVSSLRGMQSQAFRISQNNGPPIDRQKRLPYPPVHSLPAGNAIPPRENENACHQSFMQSLLAPHLGDQVIGSQRSVSEHQRNTQCGPSSTIEYNCPPAHESIHIRRESETQNRESCDMSLGAINTRNSTLNIPFSSTSSSGDIQGRNTSPNVSVQKSNPMRMTESHGTKGHMNPPVTTNIHGVARPTLPHPAVSHGSADQGPPPVRQPNSSVTQRSRHPLQDSSGGSKIRQPERNRSGNQRHNNVFDPSLPHLPLSTSGSMIIGRQQSSTEKRGSIVRFMPDSPQVSNDSTAPDQHTLSQNFGFPFIPEGGMNPPINANTSFIPQVTQPSATRTPALIPVDPQNTLPSFYPPYSPAHPTLSNDISIPYFSNQMFPNPSTEKVNSGGLNNRFGTILSPPRPVGFAQPSFPLLPEMPPMHMTNSHLSNFNMTSLFPEIATALPDGSAMSPLLTLANSSASDSSKQTSNRPAHNISHILGHDCSSAV; encoded by the coding sequence ctgaagaaattaaaaaactgCGAAAACAGCTGGAAGAAACCCAAAGGGAAAATGGCCGATACATTGAATTACTGAAGGCAAATGACATTTGCCTGTATGATGACCCTACCATCCACTGGAAAGGAAATCTCAAAAATGCAAAAGTTTCTGTAGTTATTCCTAGTGATCAGATTCAGAAGAACATCATTGTCTATTCAAATGGAAGTCAGCCTGGTGGAAACAACCAAGGGACAGCTGTTCAGGGAATTACATTTAATGTTGGTCATAATTTACAAAAGCAGACAGCTAATGTTGTGCCAGTACAAAGGACTTGCAATCTGGTGACTCCTGTGTCCATTTCTGGAGTTTATCCCCCTGAAAATAAGCCATGGCATCAGACAACCGTTTCCTCTTTGGCTGCTAGCCAGTCTGTTCCTCTTTGTCTTCCTGCTACCATTCCTGCTCAGAACATTCTTGAAATTTCCACCTCAGAAAGTGAGTCAAGTGTGCTTAGTTCTAATAACTCACAGACTACCATTCCATCTGGGTCTGAATCCCACATACAAAGGTCATCAAGTAGTCAGAGTGGTTCTGAAAGCAAAAATGGACAAGAGAGCCCCAAGTTACTCAAGAGACCTGTGTCCTGTGCTACCAGCATTCCCCCCAACACTTCTGTACTTTCCTTTCAAGTGCAACATGGAAACAAATCCTGTCTAAGCTTACAGGATTTTAGAAGTGATTGTCAGGACAACTTTGTGGCACCAGTTGCTGATACAGCTTTCTCCCAACCTCTGAGAACTTCGGTCCCTATGAATTCCTCTCCAGTGAACATTAGTAAGAACACAGAGTTAACAAACAATGGTGGCATAGAGGCACCTTCTGTAGCTCTAGCAGTCAAGGCTGCAACTGCTATAAGCACAGTCTCTGCCAGCCATCTAGACAGTGGTTGGTCTCTTTCTTGCTCTTTGCCTTCTTCAAGTGTTAATGCTTCTGATTTGAAAAACATAAGCAGCCTTACTCGCATCCCCTCATCTGGAAACACACAGACAACATGGACTACATTGCAATTGGCAGGAAACACTGTTCAGCCATTAAGCCAGGCGCCATCCACTATTGTGACCCCAATATTAAATGAGCCAGGTACTGGTACCTCCACTACCAACCACAATAGACACATGACTACATGTGTCTTGAATGGCTTGAATGGCTCATTTCCTACAGATGGACAGCAGGTTGAGCAAGTAGTTGTGACTTTGCCTTCTTGTCCATCTTTACCTATGCAGCCACTAATTGCTCAACCACCAATTAAAACTCAACCTCCTCCAAATATCCTTCCGTTTAATTCAACAATGCAAGTAATTCAGATGGCTCAGCCTGTTGGGTCAGCTGTTAATGCAGGTCCAGCTAATCAAAATGTTATTATTCTGCAGCCACCTAATACCACACCATGCCCAGGAGTTATGAGAGCAGAAGTTCCCAATCAAACAGTTGGTCAACAGATAGTGATTATACAGGCAGCTAATCAGAATCCTTTGCCACTCCTTTCCGCTCCACCTCCTGGTTCTGTTCGTGTCTCCGTTAATGGAGCCAATCCTGTAGTAGTGTCTAATAATTCAGTGCAAAATGTTTCAGCTCCACAGACATTTGGAGGAAAACACCTCGTCCATATATTACCGAGGccttcattatcatcatcctctAATTCTACACAAACTTTTTCTGTTACAATGTCGAACCAGCAGCAGCCTCAAACTATTTCTTTAAATGGACAGTTATTTGCTTTGCAGCCTATAATGTCCTCATCAGGAGCTACAAATCAAACCCCTATGCAAATTATTCAACCCACCACCAGCGAAGATCCAAATACCAACGTTGCCCTGAATACATTTGGTGCTTTGGCCAGCCTCAATCAAAGCATTTCCCAGATGGCTGGGCAAAGCTGTGTACAATTGGCTATCAGCCCGCCTACCAATCCTTCACCTGCTACTAATAGTAGACTCACCCCAGTTAACTGTGTTTCATTACCAACTACTGCAGCATCACCTGTAACTACTGATAATACAGCAGTACTATCCAACACTGCTAATCAAATCACTTGTACAGTGAAAGCTCTAGCTAGTTTGCCTTCTAATGTGAAATCAAAAAGAGTGAATAAGAAGCCAGGCCCCAAAAAGCATGTAGCTAACAAATCATCATGTCCAGTGAATCCTGTTAGGGATTCAGGGAAATCAGATTGTGCCAACACAGAAGGATCAACTCAGCAGTCATGTGCTGACGGGCTGCTAGAAAGCCTACCTGTGGTATTAACTCCTGCTGATGAATCTCAAGTAAACAGCATCAGTGTTTCTGATTCTCATTCCTTTGAGAGTGTAAATTCTGAACCTGTGGTCTCGGAGTCTAATCCATTAGAGATGTCCCATTCACCACCCTCCCAAGAACCCGTAACAAGTGAACATTTTGTATTGGCCCCACCTGATTCCAGAGATACTTTGTCCACTTTGCAATCAGGGAGATCTCAAAGTAAGCCAACTCCTGAGTTGTCAGACTCCTCCAAGTCCTGCATTTCATCTGGTATTTTGATTCCCTCCCCAAATGATCCACATATTTTGGTTTCTCAGATTCCTGGGTCCTCATCAACTCAAAGCACTACAAGTACCAATGGTGCTTCAGAGGTAGAAATTATTGCTGAGCCATGCAGACAAGATTCATCAGCTGCAGTGCAAGCCACAGGTTTATTAAAGGGACATGGTTTAACTGCATTGCTTTCTGACCTTACTAAAGAAAAAGAGAgtcagaaaactcatctttcaGCCCAAGTGAATCATCCTAATTTTCCTTCAGAGAACTCTAAAATCATTGACTCTAGTATTGATTTGCCTCAGAAACAGGAGCTATTACTGATAAATGGTGAAGGTGGAAATTTACCACAGCATCATTCCTGTATCCCCGATCAAGAGGCCATTAATAGTTCTTTGCTTGCCAGCAGGCAGACAGACTCCCCCATGTCAACTAGCTCCGGTAGTAGCCGTGGTTTCTCAGTTGCATCCATGCTTCCTGATACCACTAGAGAAGATGTTACCAACAGTACATCAACTAATACATGTGACAGCTGTACCTTTGCAGAACAAACTGATATAGTAGCACTTGCAGCAAGAGCTATTTTTGATCAAGAGAATATTGAGAAGGGAAGAGTTGGTGTCCAGGCTGATGTCCAGGAAACagctccaaagccatctgaaacTTTATCTTCAGAGGGAGATCAGTCTTTCAAAACCCAGGCAGCCAAAGAGAATACCACAGGACAGGTAGAAGCAACAGCAAATGAATTTAGCTCTCAGGATCCAGTTCAAGCAAATGTGGATAGGTCTCTTGAAAAACCAAGTTGTTCGGTATCAACTGAAACATCAAATGCCTCTATACAGGTTTCAACTTCTCAGTCATCAAGCATTTCCAGTTTAAGTGTTAATAATCTTATCCATCAGAGCAACATCAGCCATCCTCTAGTGAGCTGCTCAGAGCAACCAGCTATTCCTGCAACAGTGAATCTATCAGTTTCATCTAGTTCCTATGCCAGTCAACCTCCTGAACCATCTCTAATGACTGAATATTCCCAAGACCAGCTAAATACCATGACTAGTAACATACCAAATTCACAAATTCAAGAATCACACTTAAAGTCAAGTCATGAAAGTCGTAAAGATCCTGCCAAGCGTCCTGTTCAAGATGATCTTTTACTTTCTACAgccaaaaggcaaaaacattgtcAGCCAGCACCCCTCAGACTTGAAGGCATGTCCCTGATGAGCCGGACACCTGACAGCATTGCTGATCAAACTCAAATGATGGTTGGTCAAATCCCTCCTAACTCTTCAAACTCAGTGGTACCTGTTAGCAACCCAGGGCATGTGGATGACCTTTCTCGGTTATTCCCACCCAGCAACAGCTTTGTCACACCTGCTTTGAGACAAACTGAAGTTCAGTGTAATTCACAGCCTTCAATGACTGAGCAGCAACAAAGCCAGACAGGAAGTCAGCATCTGCAGCCCTTGCAGCAGCATGTACCTCCTGCTCAAGGCATATCTCACCTTCATAATAACCATCCATACTTAAAGCAGCAACAGCAAGCAGGACAATTAAGAGAGAGACATCACTTGTATCAACTGCAGCATCATGTATCTCATGCAGACAGCTCCATTCATTCACAGCCCCACAGCGTACATCAGCAACGGACTATTCAGCAGGAAGTCCAAATGCAAAAGAAGAGGAGTCTTGTCCAGGGAACTCAAGCCCCTCAACTTTCCATACAGCAGAAGCATCATGGAAGTGACCAGTCACGACCCAAGGGTGCGCAACCTCACCCCCACCATCAGCAGATGCAGCAACAGATGCAACAGCATTTTGGAGGTTCCCAATCAGAAAAAAGCTGTGAGAACCCTTCAACAAGCCGGACCCACCATAACCATCCCCAAAACCATCTAAATCAAGATATTATGCATCAGCAACAGGATGTTGGAAGTAGACAGCAAGGTTCAGGAGTTTCTTCTGAGCATGTAACTGCACACAATCCAATGCAAAGACTCATGCCGCCTAGAGGATTAGAGCAACAAATGGTGTCCCAGCCAAGTATTGTAACTAGGTCTTCAGATATGACCTGCACACCAcacaggccagaaagaaataGAGTTTCAAGTTATTCAGCAGAAGCACTCATTGGGAAAACATCATCTAATTCAGAGCAGAGAATGGGCATATCGATTCAGGGTCCTCGAGTTTCAGATCAGCTTGAAATGAGGAGTTACCTTGATGTTCCAAGAAATAAAGGTTTGGCCATTCATAATATGCAGAGTCGTGTAGATCACGCTGTTACCTCAGATGTTCGTCTTTCTGACTGTCAGACATTTAAGCCGAGTGGAGCTAGCCAACAGCCCCAGAGCAATTTTGAAGTACAGTcctcaagaaacaatgaaataggtAACCCTGTATCATCACTGAGAGGCATGCAGTCCCAGGCCTTTCGAATTAGTCAAAATAATGGTCCACCTATTGACCGACAAAAGAGATTACCTTATCCACCAGTTCACAGCCTTCCAGCTGGAAATGCCATTCCcccaagagaaaatgaaaatgcatGTCACCAGAGCTTTATGCAGAGTTTGCTTGCCCCTCACCTTGGTGATCAAGTCATTGGGAGTCAACGATCAGTCTCAGAACATCAGAGGAATACACAGTGTGGCCCATCTTCTACAATTGAATATAACTGTCCCCCCGCTCATGAGAGCATCCATATtcgaagagagagtgagactcaGAATAGAGAAAGCTGTGACATGTCTTTGGGTGCTATTAACACCAGGAACAGTACTTTGAATATCCCTTTTTCAAGCACTTCTTCTTCAGGAGATATTCAGGGTCGAAACACAAGCCCTAATGTTTCTGTACAGAAGTCTAATCCCATGAGAATGACTGAAAGTCATGGAACCAAAGGCCACATGAATCCCCCAGTTACTACTAATATTCATGGGGTAGCACGACCAACTCTGCCTCATCCAGCTGTATCTCACGGGAGTGCTGATCAAGGACCTCCTCCAGTTCGTCAGCCTAATTCTTCAGTTACCCAGCGATCAAGGCATCCCCTCCAGGACAGCAGTGGTGGTTCCAAAATCCGTCAACCTGAAAGAAATCGTTCTGGAAACCAAAGACACAATAATGTCTTTGATCCTAgtcttccccacctccctctgTCTACCAGTGGCAGTATGATTATTGGACGGCAGCAGTCCTccacagagaagagaggaagtattGTTCGTTTTATGCCTGATAGTCCACAGGTGTCTAACGATAGTACAGCCCCAGACCAACACACTTTGTCCCAAAATTTTGGATTCCCATTTATTCCAGAGGGTGGTATGAATCCACCAATAAATGCCAATACTTCTTTCATTCCACAGGTTACTCAACCCAGTGCCACCAGGACCCCAGCACTCATCCCAGTAGATCCCCAGAATACATTGCCTTCCTTCTATCCACCTTATTCCCCTGCTCACCCCACGTTATCCAATGATATTTCAATCCCTTATTTTTCCAACCAGATGTTCCCAAATCCTAGcacagaaaaggtaaacagtggaGGTTTAAATAACCGTTTTGGAACAATACTATCTCCTCCCAGGCCTGTTGGATTTGCTCAACCaagttttcctcttcttcctgagaTGCCACCAATGCACATGACCAACtctcatttgtccaattttaacATGACATCTTTGTTTCCAGAGATAGCCACGGCTCTTCCTGATGGCTCAGCAATGTCTCCTTTGCTTACATTAGCAAATTCCTCAGCGTCTGACTCTTCCAAGCAGACCTCAAACAGACCTGCCCACAACATAAGCCATATTCTAGGTCATGATTGCAGTTCAGCAGTCTAA